A window of the Hordeum vulgare subsp. vulgare chromosome 5H, MorexV3_pseudomolecules_assembly, whole genome shotgun sequence genome harbors these coding sequences:
- the LOC123453107 gene encoding protein TRAUCO-like isoform X2 — protein MANAAPPSPAMLPPSDSDLLLPPTDAPTPEAAARTPNLPDTPASAADPETPFSDAATASDADVSAVAPLYVAAVDDGEDDGINDPSGAARKHMTLAPPAPPTKKSKKKGGNCVWTRPNSRKGKKKAKQPSHAVSGGAGASGGGRPRPSCGEDEFLLTPAPRLAAERNDDGPEQPVLLSRVYKSEKIEVSEDRLTAGSTKGYRMIRATRGVASGAWYFEVKLVHLGSSGATRLGWATNKADIQTPVGCDSFGFSYRSVDGSKVYKAWRDKYAGEGYGEGDILGFYISLPQGELYEPKQPDLVKYKGMPFHAQGLKDEKKTPDPVPGSEIVYFKNGVCQGTAFEDIPGGRYYPAASMYSLPDKPNCEVRFNFGPDFMFFPEDFAGRPVPRPMSEVPYQAYELKNEAPAENEPKRGV, from the exons ATGGCCAACGCCGCCCCTCCCTCGCCCGCGATGCTGCCGCCCTCCGATTCCGACCTGCTCCTGCCGCCCACCGACGCCCCGACCCCCGAAGCCGCCGCCAGGACCCCCAACCTACCGGACACCCCCGCCTCCGCCGCGGATCCGGAGACCCCCTTCTCCGACGCCGCCACCGCCTCCGACGCCGACGTTTCCGCCGTCGCCCCGCTCTACGTGGCGGCCGTGGATGACGGCGAGGACGACGGGATCAACGACCCCTCGGGCGCCGCCAGGAAGCACATGACCCTCGCGCCCCCGGCCCCGCCGACCAAGAAGTCCAAGAAGAAGGGCGGCAACTGCGTCTGGACCAGGCCCAACTCCCGCAAGGGAAAGAAGAAGGCCAAGCAGCCCAGCCACGCCGTCTCGGGCGGCGCCGGCGCCAGCGGAGGCGGCCGCCCCAGGCCCTCGTGTGGCGAGGACGAGTTCCTCCTCACCCCGGCACCCCGCCTCGCCGCCGAACGCAACGACGACGGGCCCGAACAGCCTGTGCTCCTCTCGCGTGTGTACAAGTCCGAGAAGATCGAGGTCTCGGAGGATCGCCTAACCGCAGGCAGCACCAAGGGCTACCGCATGATACGCGCCACCCGTGGCGTCGCATCCGGTGCTTGGTATTTTGAGGTCAAGCTCGTGCACCTCGGTAGCTCCGGCGCCACCCGTCTCGGCTGGGCCACCAACAAGGCTGACATCCAGACACCTGTGGGTTGCGACAGCTTTGGTTTCAGTTACCGCAGCGTCGATGGCTCCAAGGTGTACAAGGCCTGGAGGGACAAGTACGCCGGTGAAGGTTATGGCGAAGGAGATATCCTAGGCTTCTACATTTCTCTGCCTCAGGGCGAGCTGTATGAGCCCAAACAACCTGACCTAGTTAAGTACAAGGGGATGCCTTTCCATGCACAAGGTCTCAAGGATGAGAAAAAGACTCCGGATCCAGTTCCTG GAAGTGAGATAGTTTACTTCAAGAACGGGGTATGCCAAGGCACGGCCTTTGAGGACATTCCTGGAGGGCGCTACTACCCAGCTGCATCAATGTACTCACTGCCTGATAAGCCAAATTGTGAGGTCAGGTTCAACTTTGGGCCTGATTTCATGTTCTTCCCTGAAGATTTCGCAGGCCGTCCTGTCCCTCGGCCAATGAGCGAGGTACCTTACCAGGCATATGAGCTGAAGAATGAGGCGCCTGCTGAAAATG AGCCCAAGCGCGGTGTGTGA
- the LOC123453107 gene encoding protein TRAUCO-like isoform X1, with protein sequence MANAAPPSPAMLPPSDSDLLLPPTDAPTPEAAARTPNLPDTPASAADPETPFSDAATASDADVSAVAPLYVAAVDDGEDDGINDPSGAARKHMTLAPPAPPTKKSKKKGGNCVWTRPNSRKGKKKAKQPSHAVSGGAGASGGGRPRPSCGEDEFLLTPAPRLAAERNDDGPEQPVLLSRVYKSEKIEVSEDRLTAGSTKGYRMIRATRGVASGAWYFEVKLVHLGSSGATRLGWATNKADIQTPVGCDSFGFSYRSVDGSKVYKAWRDKYAGEGYGEGDILGFYISLPQGELYEPKQPDLVKYKGMPFHAQGLKDEKKTPDPVPGSEIVYFKNGVCQGTAFEDIPGGRYYPAASMYSLPDKPNCEVRFNFGPDFMFFPEDFAGRPVPRPMSEVPYQAYELKNEAPAENGNAEKAG encoded by the exons ATGGCCAACGCCGCCCCTCCCTCGCCCGCGATGCTGCCGCCCTCCGATTCCGACCTGCTCCTGCCGCCCACCGACGCCCCGACCCCCGAAGCCGCCGCCAGGACCCCCAACCTACCGGACACCCCCGCCTCCGCCGCGGATCCGGAGACCCCCTTCTCCGACGCCGCCACCGCCTCCGACGCCGACGTTTCCGCCGTCGCCCCGCTCTACGTGGCGGCCGTGGATGACGGCGAGGACGACGGGATCAACGACCCCTCGGGCGCCGCCAGGAAGCACATGACCCTCGCGCCCCCGGCCCCGCCGACCAAGAAGTCCAAGAAGAAGGGCGGCAACTGCGTCTGGACCAGGCCCAACTCCCGCAAGGGAAAGAAGAAGGCCAAGCAGCCCAGCCACGCCGTCTCGGGCGGCGCCGGCGCCAGCGGAGGCGGCCGCCCCAGGCCCTCGTGTGGCGAGGACGAGTTCCTCCTCACCCCGGCACCCCGCCTCGCCGCCGAACGCAACGACGACGGGCCCGAACAGCCTGTGCTCCTCTCGCGTGTGTACAAGTCCGAGAAGATCGAGGTCTCGGAGGATCGCCTAACCGCAGGCAGCACCAAGGGCTACCGCATGATACGCGCCACCCGTGGCGTCGCATCCGGTGCTTGGTATTTTGAGGTCAAGCTCGTGCACCTCGGTAGCTCCGGCGCCACCCGTCTCGGCTGGGCCACCAACAAGGCTGACATCCAGACACCTGTGGGTTGCGACAGCTTTGGTTTCAGTTACCGCAGCGTCGATGGCTCCAAGGTGTACAAGGCCTGGAGGGACAAGTACGCCGGTGAAGGTTATGGCGAAGGAGATATCCTAGGCTTCTACATTTCTCTGCCTCAGGGCGAGCTGTATGAGCCCAAACAACCTGACCTAGTTAAGTACAAGGGGATGCCTTTCCATGCACAAGGTCTCAAGGATGAGAAAAAGACTCCGGATCCAGTTCCTG GAAGTGAGATAGTTTACTTCAAGAACGGGGTATGCCAAGGCACGGCCTTTGAGGACATTCCTGGAGGGCGCTACTACCCAGCTGCATCAATGTACTCACTGCCTGATAAGCCAAATTGTGAGGTCAGGTTCAACTTTGGGCCTGATTTCATGTTCTTCCCTGAAGATTTCGCAGGCCGTCCTGTCCCTCGGCCAATGAGCGAGGTACCTTACCAGGCATATGAGCTGAAGAATGAGGCGCCTGCTGAAAATGGTAATGCTGAAAAGGCTGGTTAG
- the LOC123453105 gene encoding crocetin glucosyltransferase, chloroplastic-like yields MADAARQQDGLGDGGRRHFLIVAYGIQSHLNPCRVLGHRLLQLHDADGSDPVLATLSLPLFTHRRMFPSSGNGEPEGAEATDGLISCVPFSDGVDDGTTARGPEERARRRRASFESLSTVVARLAACGRPVTCIVCSMMLPWALDLAREQAIPLAVFWIQPATVLATYYHYFHGYGDLIASHAADPAYEVTLPGLSRPIRIRDFPSFLVDTTGAEVGKVVNAAFCELFEFMDEQTRDVKVLVNTLDQLEPAALAAMREHMDVFAVGPMVGSSAEARIHLFNHAGADKTRYMEWLGAQPERSVVYVSFGSIWTYSEQQMEEIADGLRRCGRPYLLVVRKDGRQEDVSRCLEDVVKEGKGMVVEWCDQPEVLSHPSVGCFVTHCGWNSTLEAMALGVPVVAAPSMFDQPTNAMLIEEEWAAGVRGDRNGDGIFAGAELARCVELVMGDGARALEVRTKVESLKGMARDAMAPRGPAERNLRSFVLEVQTTDEARRKDIPQVHNHDEINAKLSQ; encoded by the coding sequence ATGGCAGACGCGGCACGCCAGCAGGACGGCCTAGGCGACGGCGGTCGCCGCCACTTCCTCATCGTGGCCTACGGCATCCAGAGCCATCTCAACCCGTGCCGCGTCCTCGGGCATCGCCTCCTACAGCTACACGATGCAGACGGCTCAGACCCCGTCCTCGCCACGCTCTCACTCCCGTTGTTCACGCACCGCCGCATGTTCCCTTCGTCCGGCAACGGCGAGCCGGAGGGGGCGGAGGCCACAGACGGCCTCATCTCTTGCGTTCCCTTCTCCGACGGCGTCGACGACGGCACCACCGCCAGGGGCCCCGAGGAGAGggcgcgccgccgccgcgcgTCCTTCGAGAGCCTCTCGACGGTCGTCGCGCGCCTCGCTGCCTGCGGCCGGCCCGTTACGTGCATCGTGTGCAGCATGATGCTCCCCTGGGCACTGGACTTGGCGCGGGAGCAGGCCATCCCGTTGGCCGTGTTTTGGATACAGCCGGCAACCGTCCTCGCCACCtactaccactacttccacggCTACGGCGACCTCATCGCGTCCCACGCTGCCGACCCCGCGTACGAGGTGACTCTGCCCGGGCTGAGCCGGCCTATCAGGATCCGTGACTTCCCGTCATTCCTCGTCGACACAACCGGAGCTGAGGTGGGCAAGGTCGTCAACGCGGCCTTCTGTGAACTGTTCGAGTTCATGGACGAGCAGACGCGGGATGTCAAGGTCCTCGTCAACACTTTGGACCAACTGGAGCCGGCGGCGCTCGCGGCCATGAGGGAGCACATGGATGTGTTCGCCGTCGGCCCCATGGTCGGGTCGTCGGCCGAGGCGCGGATCCATCTGTTCAACCACGCCGGTGCCGACAAGACGAGGTACATGGAGTGGCTCGGGGCGCAGCCGGAGAGGTCGGTGGTGTACGTCTCGTTCGGCAGCATATGGACGtacagcgagcagcagatggaGGAGATCGCGGACGGGCTGCGGCGGTGCGGACGGCCGTACCTGCTCGTGGTGCGCAAGGACGGACGGCAGGAGGACGTGAGCCGCTGCCTCGAGGACGTCGTGAAGGAGGGGAAGGGCATGGTGGTGGAGTGGTGCGACCAGCCGGAGGTCCTCTCGCACCCGTCCGTGGGGTGCTTCGTCACCCACTGCGGGTGGAACTCCACGCTGGAGGCCATGGCGCTGGGCGTGCCGGTCGTCGCCGCGCCGAGCATGTTCGACCAGCCGACCAACGCCATGTTGATAGAGGAGGAGTGGGCTGCCGGCGTCAGGGGAGACCGCAACGGCGACGGCATCTTCGCTGGGGCGGAGCTGGCGAGGTGCGTTGAGCTGGTCATGGGCGACGGCGCGAGGGCCCTCGAGGTGAGGACAAAAGTGGAGTCTCTGAAAGGGATGGCGCGGGATGCAATGGCTCCTCGAGGGCCGGCGGAAAGAAACCTCCGAAGCTTCGTCTTGGAGGTCCAAACTACGGATGAAGCTCGCAGGAAGGACATACCACAGGTCCACAACCATGACGAAATCAACGCCAAACTTAGCCAATAG